The genomic region TCTGCACGTATTGTATTGTGCCGTATGTGCGTGGAAGAGAAAGAAGCAGAGAACCGAAAGATATAATAGATGAAATAAAGTCTTTAGCCGATGATGGATTTAAAGAAATAACATTGCTTGGCCAAAATGTAAATTCTTATGGCAATGATTTATCGCAAAAGGTGGATTTTGCCGATCTTTTGTGTATGATAAACAACATAAATGGCATTGAGAGAATCAGGTTTATGACTTCACATCCAAAAGATATTTCTGACAAATTAATTTTTGCCATAAGGGATTTGGATAAAGTATGCGAGCATTTGCATTTGCCTGTACAGTCTGGAAGCAATAGAATTCTTGAGAAAATGAATAGAAAGTATACGAGAGAAAGGTATTTAGAAATAATAGAAAAACTAAGAAATAATATACCGGATATTGCAATAACAACAGATATTATAGTAGGCTTTCCGGGAGAAACAGATGAAGACTTTCAAGATACATTAGATCTTGTAAAAAAAGTCAAATATGATTCTGCGTATACATTTATTTACTCAAAGCGAAAGGGTACAGTAGCAGAAAAGATGCCTGATCAAGTAGATGAAGATATTAAGCATAAGAGACTTGAAGAACTGATAAAACTGCAAAACTCAATAAGTATAGAAAAAAACAATGAGATGAATGGAAAGATTGTAGAAGTGTTAGTTGAGGGAACCAGCAAACGAGACAGTGATAAGCTTACTGGGAGAACGAGGACAAATAAGATTGTCCATTTCAAAGGAGAACCTAACTTAATAGGTAAATTTGTCGATGTTAAAATAATTGAAACAAAGGCTTGGACTATGCAAGGTGAGTTAATAAGTGAATAAATATAATAAAAATATTATCATTGAAAAAGCAATAGAATTAGGAAAAAGTTTGGCGGATTCTGACGTTATCAGCGAATTAAGGGATGCAGAGATTGCATTTTTAAATGATAAAGAAGCACAATTACTTCTTTCAAAGTTGAAAAAGTATGAAAAAAATGGGAAACAAGGCGTCGAGTTGAACTATCTTAAAGAAGAATTATTTGAATTAGATAGTTATAAGAGACTGATAAATGCACAGAAAGCTTCTAAAGAGTTAATGACTGAGATAAACAGTATATTGAATTTTTATATAAATGGTATAGACCATAAGTGTGATAAAAATTCTTGTGGGAATTGTCATAGGCATTGTGCAAATTGAGTTTTGACTTATCCATAAAATTGGAGGTAGTTTTAATGCCGTATACTCCTATGATGGAACAATATTTAAAAATAAAAGAGAAGTACAAAGATTCGATTTTATTTTTTCGGATCGGTGATTTTTATGAAATGTTTTTTGATGATGCAGTAATTGCATCAAAAGAATTGGAAATAGTTTTGACAGGTAAAGATTGTGGACAAGAAGAAAGAGCACCAATGGCTGGAGTGCCGTTTCATGCCGCAGATTTTTATATAGATAAACTAGTCAAAAAAGGATATAAAGTAGCAATTTGTGAACAGTTGGAGGATCCTGCTTATGCCAAAGGATTGGTAGAAAGAGATGTCATACGAGTTTTTACTCCAGGTACTGTAATAAACACAAATTCATTAGAGGAGAAAAGCAATAATTACCTTTTATCTATATTTAAAGAAGGAGACGGCTATGGATTGTCTTTTGTTGATGTGTTGACAGGAGAATTATTTGTGACACAAATTACAAAGTGTAACGATATAAGAAAAATATACGACGAAATAATGAGATACAGTCCTTCTGAAATAATAGCCAATAATGATTTTTTTGAATTAAAAAGATTAGTGAAAATTTTAAATTCAAGTAAAGTTTTTATAAACAAATATGATAAAGTATTAAATAATGCAGAAGATGTAATAATAACTCAATTTAACAAGTCACTGAAAGATTTAAAATTAGAGAGGAAAAAATATGCAATAAAATCTTTAGCATCTGTTCTTTTGTACTTAAAAGAAATGCAGAAGGTTGAATTAAACCAATTAAACAATTTAACTTATTATGAAGACAATTCTTTCATGTTGCTTGATAATAACACAATAAGAAACTTGGAAATCATATATTCAATAAATAGAGATCATTCTAAAAGTGGAACTTTACTCAGTGTATTAGATCAAACTGTTACACCTATGGGGGGAAGATTACTTAAAAGATGGTTAGAAGAACCCTTAATAGATGTAGAAAAAATCAATTATCGATTGGATTCTGTTTCGGAATTATACAATGATTATAAAGGGCGATTGGATATTAGAGATATTTTAAAGGGGATTTATGATTTAGAAAGGCTTTCCAGCAAATTAGTTTATCAAAATATAAATGCAAAAGATCTTTTATCTATAAAGATCTCAATTGAAAGGCTTCCTAAGTTAAAACAATTGCTTGATAAGTACAATTCTAATTATTTAAAAGAGATATTTAGTAAGTTAGATACATTGCAAGATATACATGATTTAATCGATAAATCAATTAAAGATGATCCATCTTCTAATGTTAAGGAAGGAAATATCATAAAAGATGGTTTTGATAAAAATATTGATGAATTAAGAAGAGCATCGATAGACGGTAAATCATGGATAGCAAACCTTGAAGCATATGAGAAAGAAAAAACCGGCATAAAAACATTAAAAATTGGTTATAATAAAGTATTTGGTTACTATATTGAAGTATCAAAATCATATATTTCATCTGTTCCCGAAAATTATATTAGAAAGCAGACACTTGCTAATGCTGAGAGGTATATTACTCCAGAACTTAAAGAAATAGAAGAAAAAATTCTTGGTGCAGAAACTAAGCTTGTAGAGATGGAGTATGAAATATTTGACCGTATAAGAGAGCAGATAAAAAATGAGATATATCGAATACAGATGACGTCCAGATATATAGCTATTTTAGATGTTCTCGTTTCTCTGGCGACAGTGGCAGAAACAAATAATTATGTTAAGCCTGTGGTAAATAGCAGTGACAGGATTGTAATAAAAGATGGAAGACACCCAGTCATTGAAACGATTATGGATGACTCTTTTATATCAAATGATATCGAAATTGATGGCAAAAAACCTATCATGATTATAACAGGGCCAAATATGGCCGGAAAATCTACTTACATGCGGCAAGTTGCATTAATTGTTTTGATGGCTCAAATTGGCAGCTTTGTTCCTGCATCTTATGCTGAAATAGGTGTTGTCGATAGGATTTTTACAAGAGTAGGTGCTTCTGATGATTTGTTTTCCGGGCAAAGTACTTTTATGGTGGAAATGAATGAGGTATCAATAATATTAAATTCTGCCACAAAAAACAGTTTAATTATACTTGATGAAGTTGGACGTGGTACAAGCACTTATGACGGTATGAGCATAGCATGTGCTATTCTTGAATACATTCATGATAAAATAAAGGCAAAAACTATGTTTGCAACACATTATCATGAATTAACTAATTTAGAAGACAAGCTAGATGGAATTAAAAATTATAATATCTCTGTTGAAGAAACGGATGATGAAATAATTTTTTTGCGAAAGATAATACCTGGTGCGGCAGATAAAAGCTATGGCATTCAGGTTGCAAAATTAGCTGGACTGCCGGATGAAGTCATTCAAAATGCGAAAAAAATATTGAATAATTTAGAGAATAGCGACTTAGAAGTGGCCACTACATTTATGCCTACTCAGATTGATATATTCAGCTTAGAAAAAGAAACGTTGATAGAAGAAATAGTTGACTTAGATATAGAAAATATTACACCTATACAAGCTTTAAATTATTTATACGATTTAAAGAAAAAAGCCCTTTCATTAAGGATGTGATCTCAATGAATAAAATCAACCTTTTAGATGATGAGTTGATAAATAAAATTTCTGCTGGTGAAGTTGTTGAAAGACCAATGTCTATAGTTAAAGAACTTGTAGAAAATTCAATAGACGCAGATAGTAAGAACATTACAATTGAAATAATAGATGGTGGAATACCTTACATAAAGGTTTTAGATGATGGTTGCGGTATGAATGAAATTGATGCTGTTTTAGC from Thermoanaerobacterium sp. PSU-2 harbors:
- the miaB gene encoding tRNA (N6-isopentenyl adenosine(37)-C2)-methylthiotransferase MiaB; this translates as MSERKEIIVTEEDIKKQKDIINQMAILNKDKYLKFHIETYGCQMNVHDSEKLAGMLTEMGYQHTDNLEDADVILFNTCCVRQHAEIRIFGRVSQLKELKQRKPNIILGICGCMMQEKEVVEAIRKDYPYIDMVFGTHNLFKFPELLQEALNSDTTVIDIWDDNSNIVEDIPIRRAEGLKAWVNIIYGCNNFCTYCIVPYVRGRERSREPKDIIDEIKSLADDGFKEITLLGQNVNSYGNDLSQKVDFADLLCMINNINGIERIRFMTSHPKDISDKLIFAIRDLDKVCEHLHLPVQSGSNRILEKMNRKYTRERYLEIIEKLRNNIPDIAITTDIIVGFPGETDEDFQDTLDLVKKVKYDSAYTFIYSKRKGTVAEKMPDQVDEDIKHKRLEELIKLQNSISIEKNNEMNGKIVEVLVEGTSKRDSDKLTGRTRTNKIVHFKGEPNLIGKFVDVKIIETKAWTMQGELISE
- a CDS encoding YlbF family regulator, which encodes MNKYNKNIIIEKAIELGKSLADSDVISELRDAEIAFLNDKEAQLLLSKLKKYEKNGKQGVELNYLKEELFELDSYKRLINAQKASKELMTEINSILNFYINGIDHKCDKNSCGNCHRHCAN
- the mutS gene encoding DNA mismatch repair protein MutS, whose product is MPYTPMMEQYLKIKEKYKDSILFFRIGDFYEMFFDDAVIASKELEIVLTGKDCGQEERAPMAGVPFHAADFYIDKLVKKGYKVAICEQLEDPAYAKGLVERDVIRVFTPGTVINTNSLEEKSNNYLLSIFKEGDGYGLSFVDVLTGELFVTQITKCNDIRKIYDEIMRYSPSEIIANNDFFELKRLVKILNSSKVFINKYDKVLNNAEDVIITQFNKSLKDLKLERKKYAIKSLASVLLYLKEMQKVELNQLNNLTYYEDNSFMLLDNNTIRNLEIIYSINRDHSKSGTLLSVLDQTVTPMGGRLLKRWLEEPLIDVEKINYRLDSVSELYNDYKGRLDIRDILKGIYDLERLSSKLVYQNINAKDLLSIKISIERLPKLKQLLDKYNSNYLKEIFSKLDTLQDIHDLIDKSIKDDPSSNVKEGNIIKDGFDKNIDELRRASIDGKSWIANLEAYEKEKTGIKTLKIGYNKVFGYYIEVSKSYISSVPENYIRKQTLANAERYITPELKEIEEKILGAETKLVEMEYEIFDRIREQIKNEIYRIQMTSRYIAILDVLVSLATVAETNNYVKPVVNSSDRIVIKDGRHPVIETIMDDSFISNDIEIDGKKPIMIITGPNMAGKSTYMRQVALIVLMAQIGSFVPASYAEIGVVDRIFTRVGASDDLFSGQSTFMVEMNEVSIILNSATKNSLIILDEVGRGTSTYDGMSIACAILEYIHDKIKAKTMFATHYHELTNLEDKLDGIKNYNISVEETDDEIIFLRKIIPGAADKSYGIQVAKLAGLPDEVIQNAKKILNNLENSDLEVATTFMPTQIDIFSLEKETLIEEIVDLDIENITPIQALNYLYDLKKKALSLRM